One region of Oryza sativa Japonica Group chromosome 5, ASM3414082v1 genomic DNA includes:
- the LOC9272446 gene encoding uncharacterized protein, whose translation MAGGDGATYKGGIKAYWKRRGYGRLDPASSAHRRPRLPTAELGDGRGAAGGAGRWRRGWRVRRRGLGRRILRALSPRRLLARLRDAYVRGMLRLASSAAVAGGGSALYGGPAGGADPFGRPRPLREYDEKALVEIYRSILARGGGGGGGVVPVAGDAAAVVAVARLPTVAGA comes from the coding sequence atggccggaGGAGACGGCGCCACCTACAAGGGCGGCATCAAGGCCTACTGGAAGCGCCGGGGCTACGGCCGGCTCGATCCCGCCTCCTccgcgcaccgccgcccgcgcctccccaccgcggagctcggcgacggccgcggcgcggcaggaggagcggggcggtggcggcgagggtggcgagtACGCCGCCGCGGGCTCGGGCGGCGGATCCTGCGGGCGCtctcgccgcggcggctgctggCGCGCCTCCGCGACGCGTACGTGCGGGGCATGCTCCGCCtcgcgtcctccgccgccgtcgccggcggcggctccgctctgtacggcggccccgccggcggcgccgaccccttcgggcggccgcggccgctcaGGGAGTACGACGAGAAGGCGCTGGTGGAGATCTACCGGTCCATCCtcgcgcgcggtggcggcggcggcggcggggtcgtccccgtcgccggcgacgccgccgcggtggtCGCCGTGGCGCGGCTGCCCACGGTGGCGGGAGCGTGA
- the LOC9267485 gene encoding uncharacterized protein, with product MAREDEKADAMEIDGQHQQVANTAVPDGFNADYLRIYYGKLFPHVDFFKWLSYGNDGKHPGCDQSYVGRREFSFTLENDIYVRFQSFDSVAEMENSIKEKCPFKIDIGPVYSVDPAKRHAYAQSGNNVFVPVERELIFDIDISDYDDVRYCCSGADVCMECWPLMTIAIKILDASLRDDFGFNHILWVYSGRRGVHCWVCDSRARKLNNEQRAAIADYFRVYKGGENTMKKVSLTGAVLHPFLARSYTDVLKGFFEDKLLLSQQLFASEERYQKILDLIPDENVASELHDKWQGNRRSSISKEDVNATRWEQLKSTLQSGKHKGLRRCIEEIVFSYTYPRLDMEVSKHMNHLLKAPFCIHPKTGRVCVPIDPNNCDDFDPTTVPTLSQLLGELNAAGLRTDSENDWERTSLEKSIRFFRASFLQPLLKACKEELESSYNAKLQQSKNTLTW from the exons ATGGCGAGAGAGGATGAGAAGGCTGACGCAATGGAGATTGATGGGCAGCATCAGCAAGTGGCCAACACCGCCGTACCAGATGGCTTCAATGCTGATTACCTCAGGATCTACTATG GAAAGCTCTTCCCTCATGTTGATTTCTTCAAGTGGCTTTCATATGGAAATG ACGGGAAACATCCAGGATGTGATCAGTCGTATGTTGGACGTCGAGAGTTCTCATTTACACTAGAGAATGACATCTACGTTCGTTTCCAGTCCTTTGATAGCGTGGCTGAAATGGAGAACTCTATCAAGGAAAAGTGCCCTTTCAAGATTGATATTGGACCTGTATATAGTGTAGAT CCTGCAAAGCGGCATGCCTATGCTCAATCAGGCAACAACGTCTTTGTGCCAGTTGAGAGAGAACTTATTTTCGATATA GATATATCAGATTACGATGATGTTCGCTATTGCTGCTCTGGAGCTGATGTCTGCATGGAGTGCTGGCCTTTAATGACCATTGCTATCAAAATCTTGGATGCTTCACTTAGAG ATGATTTTGGTTTCAATCACATATTGTGGGTATATAGTGGTCGTCGTGGTGTCCATTGCTGGGTTTGTGATAGTAGAGCAAGAAA GCTCAACAACGAACAAAGGGCTGCAATTGCTGATTATTTTCGCGTCTACAAG GGTGGTGAAAATACGATGAAGAAAGTTTCATTGACTGGAGCTGTTCTCCATCCTTTCCTTGC ACGGTCATACACTGATGTTCTGAAAGGCTTCTTTGAAGATAAGCTACTACTTAGCCAACAACTATTTGCATCTGAGGAGAGATATCAGAAAATACTTGATCTTATCCCTGATGAAA ATGTTGCTAGTGAGCTCCATGATAAGTGGCAAGGAAACAGACGATCTTCTATTTCAAAGGAAGATGTAAATGCTACCAGGTGGGAGCAACTAAAGTCAACCTTGCAGTCAGGAAAACACAAG GGGCTTCGAAGATGTATAGAAGAGATTGTCTTCTCATACACATATCCTAGACTTGATATGGAG GTTTCTAAGCACATGAATCATTTGCTGAAAGCACCCTTTTGCATACACCCGAAGACAG GCCGTGTTTGTGTTCCAATCGATCCAAATAACTGTGATGATTTTGATCCTACGACAGTTCCAACTCTGTCACAG CTTTTGGGTGAGCTCAATGCAGCTGGTCTTCGTACTGATTCTGAAAACG ATTGGGAAAGAACATCTCTTGAAAAATCTATCAGGTTTTTCAGGGCATCGTTTCTGCAACCATTGCTGAAAGCCTGCAAG GAGGAATTAGAAAGCTCATACAATGCCAAGCTCCAGCAGTCCAAGAATACCTTGACTTGGTAA
- the LOC4338530 gene encoding uncharacterized LOC4338530, producing the protein MRGVAASACTLRPGPPGAVRSKSNGPDRLSHLPTRPLSAPRLHLRRSPEPTHRRLPLMASSPSAAATGSGGSFPEMNSVDDFAAVTAPRGGGRVSVVGFGSLLSERSARSTFPELEGFRVAALRGFRRVFAHSAPIFFERGIAIEATKEFSSLSVEPCEGELIVVTVFEIKEDEVPAFIEREHEFRFLAVVPEGLDGVPYANPAVVCARYSDEEYFQVRCKGSKEIYYQRYGRYNIDRIWRDDILPCRAYLRHCVLAAKNLGEPAYSNFLDHTYLGDRTTTIREYLATTGAGIMEEEPPESLKSRYGG; encoded by the exons ATGCGTGGCGTCGCCGCATCCGCCTGCACGCTCCGCCCTGGGCCACCCGGAGCCGTCCGATCAAAATCCAACGGCCCGGATCGCCTCAGCCACCTCCCCACGCGGCCCCTCTCGGCtccccgcctccacctccggcgatcgccggagcccacccaccgccgcctccccctcatggcttcctccccctccgcggCCGCCACAGGTAGCGGAGGCTCCTTCCCTGAGATGAACTCGGTCGACGACTTCGCCGCGGTCACCgcccctcgcggcggcggccgcgtatCCGTCGTCGGCTtcggctccctcctctccg AGCGGAGCGCGAGGAGCACGTTCCCGGAGCTGGAGGGGTTCCGGGTGGCGGCGCTGCGCGGGTTCCGCCGCGTCTTCGCCCACTCCGCCCCGATCTTCTTCGAGCGCGGCATCGCCATCGAGGCCACCAAG GAGTTCTCAAGCTTAAGTGTGGAGCCATGTGAGGGTGAACTGATCGTTGTCACTGTGTTTGAAATAAAGGAGGATGAG GTCCCAGCATTCATCGAGAGGGAGCATGAGTTTAGGTTTCTTGCG GTTGTTCCAGAAGGACTGGATGGGGTGCCTTATGCAAATCCAGCA GTTGTCTGTGCACGCTATAGCGATGAAGAATATTTCCAAGTGAGATGCAAAG GAAGCAAGGAAATATATTATCAGCGCTATGGCCGATACAACATTGATAGAATATGGAGAGACGATATTTTACCCTGTCGTGCTTATCTTAGACATTG TGTCCTCGCTGCGAAAAATCTTGGAGAACCAGCATACAGCAACTTCCTAGACCACACCTATCTGGGTGACCGGACAACCACAATAAGGGAATACCTGGCCACTACCGGAGCCGGCATCATGGAAGAGGAGCCTCCAGAATCGCTAAAAAGCCGCTATGGCGGGTAG
- the LOC4338531 gene encoding probable protein phosphatase 2C 48 isoform 2 (isoform 2 is encoded by transcript variant 2) produces the protein MRHISSLLQGLARSLSVGKERKGGDGDDGKAAAATATAVLRTSGTLWGEGSETFAAVCSRRGEKGINQDCSIVCEGFGCEEGSVLCGIFDGHGQWGHYVAKAVRESLPPALLRRWREAVTLAALIDGGEKRLCECRPDLWRQSYLAACAAVDAELRASRRLDAVHSGCTALSLVKHGDLLVVANVGDSRAVLATASPDDGGGARLAAVQLTVDFKPNLPQERERIMECNGRVQCLADEPGVHRVWRPDREGPGLAMSRAFGDYCVKDYGVISAPEVTHRRITAQDHFVILATDGDKHLNLFVFVCAAGVGRGVERGGGADRGVGAGEGEGGEAARRVRRPGMEAQAPGHRRRRLLGDLPLLPLAAVLNNTHADTHAANKNRTRRRQCRRRR, from the exons ATGCGGCACATCTCGTCGCTGCTGCAGGGGCTGGCGCGCTCGCTGTCGgtggggaaggagaggaagggcggcgacggcgacgacgggaaggcggcggcggcgacggcgacggcggtgctgAGGACATCGGGGACGCTGTGGGGCGAGGGCTCTGAGACGTTCGCCGCCGTCTGCTCCCGCCGCGGCGAGAAGGGCATCAACCAGGACTGCTCCATCGTCTGCGAG ggaTTCGGGTGCGAGGAGGGGAGCGTGTTGTGCGGCATCTTCGACGGGCACGGGCAGTGGGGCCACTACGTGGCGAAGGCGGTGAGGGagtcgctgccgccggcgctgctccggcggtggcgggaggccGTGACGCTGGCGGCGctcatcgacggcggcgagaaGCGGCTCTGCGAGTGCCGGCCCGACCTGTGGCGCCAGTCCTAcctggccgcctgcgccgccgtcgacgccgagctccgcgccagccgccgcctcgacgCCGTCCACAGCGGCTGCACCGCGCTGTCCCTCGTCAAGCACGGcgacctcctcgtcgtcgccaacGTCGGCGACTCGCGCGCCGTCCTGGCCACCGCCTCCcccgacgacggtggcggcgcccgcctcgccgccgtgcagCTCACCGTCGACTTCAAGCCCAACCTGCCCC aggagagggagaggatcaTGGAGTGCAACGGGAGGGTGCAGTGCCTCGCCGACGAGCCCGGGGTGCACCGGGTGTGGCGGCCGGACAGGGAGGGCCCAGGCCTCGCCATGTCGCGCgccttcggcgactactgcgtcAAGGATTACGGCGTCATCTCGGCGCCGGAGGTGACGCACCGCCGGATCACCGCCCAGGACCACTTCGTCATCCTCGCCACCGACGGg GACAAACATCTCAACTTGTTCGTCTTCGTCTGCGCGGCAGGTGTGGGACGTGGTGTCGAACGAGGAGGCGGTGCAGATCGTGGCGTCGGcgccggagagggagaaggcggcGAAGCGGCTCGTCGAGTTCGCCGTCCGGGCATGGAGGCGCAAGCGCCGGggcatcgccgtcgacgactGCTCGGCGATCTGCCTCTTCTTCCACTCGCCGCCGTCCTAAACAACACACACGCTGACACGCACGCAGCCAACAAAAACCGCACACGCCGACGACaatgtcgccgtcgtcgttga
- the LOC4338531 gene encoding probable protein phosphatase 2C 48 isoform 1 (isoform 1 is encoded by transcript variant 1), producing MRHISSLLQGLARSLSVGKERKGGDGDDGKAAAATATAVLRTSGTLWGEGSETFAAVCSRRGEKGINQDCSIVCEGFGCEEGSVLCGIFDGHGQWGHYVAKAVRESLPPALLRRWREAVTLAALIDGGEKRLCECRPDLWRQSYLAACAAVDAELRASRRLDAVHSGCTALSLVKHGDLLVVANVGDSRAVLATASPDDGGGARLAAVQLTVDFKPNLPQERERIMECNGRVQCLADEPGVHRVWRPDREGPGLAMSRAFGDYCVKDYGVISAPEVTHRRITAQDHFVILATDGVWDVVSNEEAVQIVASAPEREKAAKRLVEFAVRAWRRKRRGIAVDDCSAICLFFHSPPS from the exons ATGCGGCACATCTCGTCGCTGCTGCAGGGGCTGGCGCGCTCGCTGTCGgtggggaaggagaggaagggcggcgacggcgacgacgggaaggcggcggcggcgacggcgacggcggtgctgAGGACATCGGGGACGCTGTGGGGCGAGGGCTCTGAGACGTTCGCCGCCGTCTGCTCCCGCCGCGGCGAGAAGGGCATCAACCAGGACTGCTCCATCGTCTGCGAG ggaTTCGGGTGCGAGGAGGGGAGCGTGTTGTGCGGCATCTTCGACGGGCACGGGCAGTGGGGCCACTACGTGGCGAAGGCGGTGAGGGagtcgctgccgccggcgctgctccggcggtggcgggaggccGTGACGCTGGCGGCGctcatcgacggcggcgagaaGCGGCTCTGCGAGTGCCGGCCCGACCTGTGGCGCCAGTCCTAcctggccgcctgcgccgccgtcgacgccgagctccgcgccagccgccgcctcgacgCCGTCCACAGCGGCTGCACCGCGCTGTCCCTCGTCAAGCACGGcgacctcctcgtcgtcgccaacGTCGGCGACTCGCGCGCCGTCCTGGCCACCGCCTCCcccgacgacggtggcggcgcccgcctcgccgccgtgcagCTCACCGTCGACTTCAAGCCCAACCTGCCCC aggagagggagaggatcaTGGAGTGCAACGGGAGGGTGCAGTGCCTCGCCGACGAGCCCGGGGTGCACCGGGTGTGGCGGCCGGACAGGGAGGGCCCAGGCCTCGCCATGTCGCGCgccttcggcgactactgcgtcAAGGATTACGGCGTCATCTCGGCGCCGGAGGTGACGCACCGCCGGATCACCGCCCAGGACCACTTCGTCATCCTCGCCACCGACGGg GTGTGGGACGTGGTGTCGAACGAGGAGGCGGTGCAGATCGTGGCGTCGGcgccggagagggagaaggcggcGAAGCGGCTCGTCGAGTTCGCCGTCCGGGCATGGAGGCGCAAGCGCCGGggcatcgccgtcgacgactGCTCGGCGATCTGCCTCTTCTTCCACTCGCCGCCGTCCTAA